One genomic window of Borreliella garinii includes the following:
- a CDS encoding TatD family hydrolase: MMDCLLETEKSIFFDKLIDTHVHFYELKKRSLDVNYIINECFKNGFSYFLDVGLHPSDFNDRKNLLTPYSNVFLTAGIHPLNLGDHFKDDIKQLEKILISENVVAVGEMGLDYFKADNKRSQIKAFEEQLYLASRYKKPVILHIRDAYDDAYDIVKSLNFLNRGILHCYSGNYEYAKKFIDLGFKVSFSGNITFKNAEPLRIVASKLNANDLLIETDSPFLAPVPLRGKINSPLFLGYVCLEIARIKNCSVDDIAIAIYNSFKDLLLLH, translated from the coding sequence ATGATGGACTGCTTACTTGAAACTGAAAAATCTATTTTTTTTGATAAATTAATAGATACCCATGTTCATTTTTATGAATTAAAGAAAAGATCTTTGGATGTCAACTATATTATTAATGAATGTTTTAAAAACGGCTTTTCTTATTTTCTTGATGTTGGTTTGCATCCTAGTGATTTTAATGATAGAAAAAATCTTTTAACCCCTTATTCTAATGTGTTTTTAACAGCAGGTATTCACCCTTTAAATTTAGGTGATCATTTTAAAGATGATATTAAACAGCTTGAAAAAATTTTGATTAGTGAAAATGTTGTTGCTGTTGGCGAAATGGGTCTTGATTATTTTAAGGCAGATAACAAGAGATCCCAAATTAAAGCTTTTGAAGAGCAATTGTATTTGGCTAGCAGATACAAAAAGCCAGTTATTTTACACATAAGAGATGCCTATGATGATGCCTATGATATTGTAAAGTCTTTAAATTTTTTAAATAGGGGTATACTACATTGTTATTCAGGAAATTATGAGTATGCTAAAAAATTTATTGATTTGGGCTTCAAAGTTTCTTTTTCAGGTAATATAACTTTTAAAAATGCAGAACCTTTAAGGATTGTTGCTAGTAAATTAAACGCTAATGATCTTTTAATAGAAACGGACAGTCCCTTTTTAGCTCCAGTGCCATTAAGAGGTAAAATAAATTCACCCTTGTTTTTAGGATATGTGTGTCTTGAAATTGCAAGGATTAAAAATTGCTCTGTTGATGACATTGCTATTGCTATATACAACAGCTTTAAAGATCTTTTATTGTTGCATTAA
- the tsaB gene encoding tRNA (adenosine(37)-N6)-threonylcarbamoyltransferase complex dimerization subunit type 1 TsaB codes for MINALSFEYSYKALIVYCRINNRDFSLFELKSNFNFSIPKIFNDFVITNNIDLNQIKLIINSCGPGSFTGLRISLSFVKGLALGLSIPFVNISTLDVFANVVKNSSSVIVLTFTAGKYFLGHYKNCELIGKILCFSKEDLFEYLNQIDPNSVLIGNNLENISEKFSYKFEIIENLSSFGRILTELGIAKYLKNRKSDDILSGPIYIRQSDAEINFHS; via the coding sequence ATGATTAATGCACTTTCATTTGAATATTCATATAAAGCATTAATAGTTTATTGTAGAATTAACAATAGGGATTTTTCATTATTTGAACTTAAATCGAATTTTAATTTTAGTATTCCAAAAATTTTCAATGATTTTGTGATTACAAATAACATTGATCTTAATCAAATTAAATTAATTATAAATTCTTGTGGACCCGGTTCTTTTACTGGCCTTAGGATTAGTTTAAGTTTTGTCAAAGGGCTTGCTTTAGGCCTTTCTATTCCTTTTGTCAATATTTCTACATTGGATGTTTTTGCAAATGTAGTTAAAAACAGTTCCAGTGTAATTGTATTAACTTTTACCGCTGGTAAATATTTTCTTGGGCATTATAAAAATTGCGAATTGATAGGGAAGATTTTATGTTTTTCTAAGGAAGATTTGTTTGAATATCTAAATCAGATTGATCCAAATTCAGTGCTTATTGGTAACAATCTTGAGAATATTTCTGAAAAGTTTAGTTATAAATTTGAAATCATTGAAAATTTAAGTTCGTTTGGAAGAATTTTAACAGAACTTGGGATAGCTAAATATTTAAAAAATCGGAAAAGTGATGATATTTTATCAGGGCCTATTTACATAAGGCAAAGTGATGCAGAGATTAATTTTCATTCTTAA
- a CDS encoding tetratricopeptide repeat protein: MLNEKILDALEDLSSIADDQLLDVTEKSKRGYQLIKEERLSKAESLFSDILEKDNENNYALVGLGDIERKKNNYDKAIVYYQRCLVKHPNNNYALFGLGDCYRNLDDHKKATDIWEEYLKYDPENITVLTRVAASYRKLKNFQKSKQTYLKVMELMPENDYALVGIGHLYYDFKEYKEALKYWLKMYELNQFKVDVRVLTSIGNCYRKLREFTRGIYFFKKALEISPSNFYAVFGLADCYRGNKDYKEALKYWLDIVEKDPKNNLVLTRVGDAYRYLNDYENSQIYYKKALDVDFDMFAILGLALLQKEQGRYEEALIAIKSLIKNNPKNSALYVSAAECYEALGQIESAVDILSSFLHLGMKNIVVIDYLASLRKKME; encoded by the coding sequence ATGTTGAATGAAAAAATTTTGGATGCTTTAGAGGATCTCTCAAGCATTGCTGATGATCAACTTCTTGATGTCACTGAGAAATCAAAAAGAGGGTACCAGCTGATCAAAGAAGAAAGACTTTCTAAGGCAGAAAGCTTGTTTTCCGATATCCTTGAAAAGGATAATGAGAATAATTATGCTCTTGTTGGACTTGGAGATATTGAAAGGAAGAAAAATAATTACGATAAAGCAATAGTTTATTATCAACGATGCCTTGTAAAGCATCCTAACAATAATTATGCCCTTTTTGGGCTTGGAGATTGTTACAGAAATTTGGATGATCATAAAAAAGCTACAGACATATGGGAAGAGTATTTAAAATATGATCCTGAGAATATAACGGTTTTAACAAGAGTTGCAGCATCTTACAGGAAGCTAAAAAATTTTCAAAAATCCAAGCAAACGTACCTTAAGGTAATGGAATTAATGCCTGAGAATGATTATGCGCTTGTAGGGATTGGCCATTTATATTACGACTTTAAAGAATATAAAGAAGCTTTAAAGTATTGGCTTAAAATGTATGAATTAAATCAATTCAAGGTTGATGTAAGAGTATTAACTTCAATTGGCAATTGTTATCGTAAGCTAAGGGAATTTACTAGGGGAATTTATTTTTTTAAAAAAGCTTTAGAAATTTCACCTAGCAATTTTTATGCTGTTTTTGGACTTGCTGATTGTTACAGAGGTAATAAGGATTATAAAGAGGCTTTAAAATATTGGCTTGATATTGTAGAAAAAGATCCTAAAAATAATTTGGTTCTTACAAGGGTAGGAGATGCTTATCGTTATTTAAATGATTATGAAAATTCTCAAATTTATTATAAAAAGGCTCTTGATGTTGATTTTGATATGTTTGCTATACTTGGACTTGCTCTTCTTCAAAAGGAACAAGGCAGGTATGAAGAAGCATTAATAGCTATTAAAAGTTTAATAAAAAATAATCCTAAAAATTCAGCATTATATGTCAGTGCTGCTGAATGTTATGAAGCATTGGGTCAGATTGAAAGTGCTGTTGATATTTTATCAAGTTTTTTACATCTTGGCATGAAGAATATTGTTGTTATTGATTACCTTGCCTCTCTTAGGAAAAAAATGGAATGA
- a CDS encoding membrane protein yields MSLFLLTSLPLILKIYINTQLKQSKTKNTQAHILAIFFAITIFSFLYLTQEFILYRSFELNYTSRINLGISIFIKEHLYYYIVPLLIFIFFFTLNETSSFNKNSTILIYFAFGLIFSKNLEIVILNSKIFGIYEYIELPILNAIKLIFSAIIFKKKVKKCQTYSLKEYKIILSPILFLGLFIATLKTLILTNMSIYALIMLALVLIFIATNNKYARK; encoded by the coding sequence ATGAGTTTATTTTTATTAACGAGTCTGCCATTAATATTAAAAATTTATATAAATACTCAGTTAAAACAAAGCAAAACAAAAAATACCCAAGCCCATATTTTAGCAATATTTTTTGCAATAACAATTTTTTCTTTTCTTTATTTAACTCAAGAATTTATTTTATATAGATCATTTGAATTAAATTACACATCAAGAATAAATTTGGGAATTTCAATATTTATAAAAGAGCATTTATACTACTATATAGTACCATTATTAATATTTATATTTTTTTTTACCCTAAATGAAACTTCTTCATTTAACAAAAATTCAACAATTCTCATATACTTCGCATTTGGACTAATATTTTCTAAAAATCTAGAAATAGTAATCCTAAATAGCAAAATTTTTGGAATCTATGAATATATTGAATTGCCAATACTTAATGCAATAAAGTTAATATTTTCAGCAATAATCTTTAAAAAAAAAGTTAAAAAATGCCAAACATACTCGCTAAAAGAATACAAAATCATTCTTTCTCCTATTCTATTTTTAGGATTATTTATTGCAACCTTAAAAACATTAATTCTAACCAATATGAGTATCTATGCGTTAATAATGCTTGCATTAGTTTTAATATTTATAGCAACTAATAATAAGTATGCTAGGAAATAA
- a CDS encoding ligand-binding sensor domain-containing protein, translating into MTIKILLSLLLINLTSIPIVPNKIKKNVSNLNNKIANIETEKNIKAHIEKIHQLSNKQEKIINTFNYIKKYFNTNEIKYMEYSLQEIGFIGYSQKILHSKIKGKGLAIYNIIIPIKIQNNLKNNLAIGIAIELLSTLKNTNPENNVNFFFIEDDSLEENTIISSRILLSNNYLGKNTNTIYLMLNENRIKNKIYLENESFITNSKTNLEFVKAIIKTFEKNKLDFNTTKITEKKSNNLYNLYWDESIPFLIINNNLNPILTQNKNTIFEIYKSIEETLTNQYKSKNTNEIHYIVINTPFKKIIINEIALIALIYICYNLIIIVFIRKFKEAGLVMKKVKNNYYKLVRLFFTLFLSTYLSLLITNKIFVGYENITAYSITNSKYLVTFFTILLIHNLLSLFTYNFTLYLNYRQLKYLAISTSIIELIILMFIKIEFILIVIIKSILFLIKPNKITTIQKIIVIIIWIINFILITLIQNTTSITNTLTLSYLISICLFSTIFINISEYLKSKLSKIKQNFKKAEKLGLTTFFLITTIIISSNIDKKEHVIQIEQTVSFPEKINKIKIEYLKSNKNPIQIISNDFNLTLQANEKTLETSIKANDELMNIDFKKIDIAERAVYSIDLVTQKVANQIELHFKNASKLIIYQSNTPYKILANNIIFSLKNINSKKTTIAFTLKSQDDIAYEAFANLHVKKNQVKIYNKTNNKEEKNIKINYSYKIKYSGILPKAEKYKSLEYFKLKNDKEIENLKTLKLN; encoded by the coding sequence ATGACAATTAAAATATTATTATCATTATTATTAATTAACTTGACAAGCATCCCTATTGTACCAAACAAAATAAAAAAAAATGTATCCAATTTAAACAATAAAATTGCAAACATAGAGACTGAAAAGAACATAAAAGCACATATTGAAAAAATTCATCAACTAAGCAACAAACAAGAAAAAATAATAAACACTTTTAATTATATAAAAAAATATTTTAATACAAATGAAATTAAATATATGGAATATTCCTTACAAGAAATTGGATTTATTGGATATTCTCAAAAAATACTACATTCCAAAATCAAAGGTAAAGGCTTAGCTATTTATAATATAATCATTCCAATTAAAATACAAAATAATTTAAAAAATAATTTAGCAATTGGAATTGCTATTGAACTCTTGAGTACACTTAAAAATACTAACCCTGAAAACAATGTAAATTTTTTTTTTATTGAGGATGATTCTTTAGAAGAAAATACAATAATTAGTAGCAGAATTTTACTTAGCAATAATTATTTAGGGAAAAATACAAATACAATATACTTAATGCTAAACGAAAATAGAATAAAAAATAAAATTTATTTAGAAAATGAATCTTTTATTACAAATTCAAAAACAAATTTAGAATTTGTAAAAGCTATTATAAAAACCTTTGAAAAGAATAAACTTGATTTTAATACAACAAAAATAACTGAAAAAAAATCAAACAATTTATATAATCTATATTGGGACGAATCTATACCTTTTTTAATAATAAATAACAATTTAAATCCTATATTAACTCAAAATAAAAATACTATTTTTGAAATTTACAAATCAATCGAAGAAACATTAACTAATCAGTACAAAAGTAAAAATACTAATGAAATACACTATATTGTCATTAATACGCCTTTTAAAAAAATAATAATTAATGAAATTGCCTTAATAGCATTAATCTACATTTGTTATAACTTAATCATAATTGTATTCATTAGAAAATTCAAAGAAGCTGGATTAGTTATGAAGAAAGTAAAAAATAATTACTACAAATTAGTAAGACTGTTTTTTACTTTATTTTTAAGCACGTATCTATCCCTATTAATTACAAATAAAATATTTGTGGGCTATGAAAACATAACAGCTTACAGCATAACAAATTCCAAATATCTAGTAACTTTTTTTACAATTTTACTCATACATAATCTTTTGTCTCTTTTTACATATAATTTCACATTATATTTAAATTACAGACAACTTAAATACTTGGCAATATCAACCTCTATTATTGAGCTAATAATATTAATGTTTATTAAAATAGAATTTATCTTAATAGTTATTATAAAAAGCATTCTATTCTTAATAAAACCAAATAAAATTACTACTATTCAAAAAATAATAGTAATAATTATTTGGATAATCAATTTTATATTGATAACATTAATACAAAATACTACATCAATCACAAATACACTTACGTTGAGCTATCTAATCTCAATTTGTCTTTTTTCTACCATATTTATTAATATCTCAGAATATTTAAAATCTAAGCTCTCAAAAATTAAACAAAATTTTAAAAAAGCTGAAAAACTTGGTCTTACAACTTTTTTCTTAATAACCACAATCATAATATCTAGCAATATCGATAAAAAAGAGCATGTAATACAAATAGAACAAACAGTTAGCTTTCCAGAAAAAATAAATAAAATAAAAATTGAATACCTAAAAAGCAATAAAAATCCTATCCAAATAATTTCAAATGACTTTAACCTAACTTTACAAGCAAACGAAAAAACATTAGAAACTAGCATTAAAGCCAATGATGAATTAATGAATATTGATTTTAAAAAAATAGATATAGCAGAAAGAGCTGTTTATAGTATTGATTTGGTTACTCAAAAAGTTGCAAATCAAATCGAGCTACACTTTAAAAACGCATCTAAACTAATAATTTATCAAAGCAATACTCCTTATAAAATATTGGCTAATAATATTATCTTTTCACTTAAAAACATTAACTCTAAAAAAACAACAATTGCATTTACTCTTAAATCTCAAGATGACATAGCATATGAAGCATTTGCAAATCTACATGTTAAAAAAAATCAAGTTAAAATTTACAATAAAACCAATAATAAAGAAGAAAAAAATATAAAAATAAATTATTCTTACAAGATAAAATATTCAGGAATATTGCCTAAAGCAGAAAAATATAAAAGCCTTGAATACTTCAAACTAAAAAATGATAAAGAGATTGAAAATTTAAAAACTTTAAAATTAAATTAA
- the tsaE gene encoding tRNA (adenosine(37)-N6)-threonylcarbamoyltransferase complex ATPase subunit type 1 TsaE, which translates to MILEFKSEKKMINFSKSFFYPLPIGKIFVLSGDMGSGKTSFLKGLALNLGISYFTSPTYNIVNVYDFIDFKFYHIDLYRVFSLEEFELIGGLEILLDLDSIIAIEWPQIALSIVPKDRLFSLTFKIVGSGRVIELND; encoded by the coding sequence TTGATTTTAGAATTTAAATCAGAAAAAAAAATGATAAATTTTTCCAAATCTTTTTTTTATCCTTTGCCAATTGGTAAAATATTTGTTTTAAGTGGTGATATGGGATCTGGAAAAACTAGTTTTTTAAAGGGACTTGCTCTTAACCTTGGAATTTCTTATTTTACAAGTCCAACTTATAACATTGTTAATGTTTATGATTTTATAGATTTTAAGTTTTATCATATTGATTTATATCGTGTTTTTTCTTTGGAAGAATTTGAACTTATTGGAGGATTGGAAATACTTTTGGATCTTGACTCAATTATTGCTATTGAATGGCCACAAATTGCTTTAAGTATTGTTCCAAAAGACAGATTATTTTCTTTGACTTTTAAAATAGTTGGTTCAGGCAGGGTTATAGAACTTAATGATTAA
- the rplT gene encoding 50S ribosomal protein L20 → MARAKNGTVHIARRKRILKKTKGFWGTKKSNYKKAKDTLRKGMMYATRDRKARKRDFRRLWISRISAALSDTGISYSRFIEGLLKSNIKINRKILSNLAIEDAEAFKKIVLEIRR, encoded by the coding sequence ATGGCTAGGGCTAAAAACGGCACAGTTCACATTGCAAGGCGTAAGCGAATTTTAAAAAAGACAAAAGGGTTTTGGGGTACAAAAAAGAGTAATTATAAAAAAGCTAAAGATACCTTGAGAAAGGGCATGATGTATGCTACAAGAGATAGAAAAGCTAGAAAAAGAGATTTTAGGCGCTTATGGATTTCAAGAATTTCGGCTGCTTTAAGTGATACTGGGATTAGTTATTCAAGGTTCATTGAGGGTTTGTTGAAGTCTAATATAAAAATTAATAGAAAAATTTTGTCTAATTTGGCGATTGAAGATGCTGAAGCTTTTAAAAAAATTGTTTTAGAAATAAGAAGATGA
- the csrA gene encoding carbon storage regulator CsrA, which produces MLVLSRKVNESIKINSDIEVLILEIKKDTVKIAIKAPENIKIFRSEIYKFIIEENKKSMLKDKHNISKIKSLFNHYFKNEN; this is translated from the coding sequence ATGCTAGTATTGTCAAGAAAAGTAAATGAAAGTATTAAAATAAACTCTGATATTGAAGTTTTAATATTAGAAATAAAAAAGGATACTGTTAAAATTGCAATTAAAGCTCCTGAAAACATTAAAATATTTCGATCTGAAATTTATAAATTTATTATAGAAGAAAATAAAAAATCAATGCTAAAAGACAAACACAATATAAGTAAAATTAAAAGTTTATTCAATCATTATTTTAAGAATGAAAATTAA
- the prfA gene encoding peptide chain release factor 1 — MFLEKLNSATSKIKSLEEKLQDINLIKNQKKYSKIIKEYTHLEKINTKKIEYEKILSQINDNKTILEKEDQQEMKELIKQELIDLDKKKEDLEHQIKILLLPQDENDSKNIIIEIRAGTGGEEAALFANNLYSMYIKYSERKKWKTEIINFNETELGGFKEIVFEIKGKDVFKKLKYESGVHRVQRIPITESNGRLQTSAATVAVLPNIEETEIDINEKDLRIDVYRSSGAGGQHVNTTDSAVRITHLPTGIVVQCQNERSQHKNKDQAMKILRARLYEFEDSKKQEQRSSNRKQQVGSGDRSERIRTYNFPQNRITDHRANITLYKLEEFMQGELDQLLDPLTIELQEQKLKSNNI; from the coding sequence ATGTTTTTAGAAAAATTAAATTCAGCAACAAGTAAGATTAAGTCACTAGAAGAAAAATTGCAAGATATAAATCTAATTAAAAATCAAAAAAAATATTCAAAAATAATAAAAGAATATACACATTTAGAAAAAATAAATACTAAAAAAATTGAATACGAAAAAATACTAAGTCAAATAAATGATAACAAAACCATTTTAGAAAAAGAAGATCAACAAGAAATGAAAGAGCTAATAAAACAAGAACTAATTGATCTAGATAAAAAAAAGGAAGATCTTGAACATCAAATAAAAATACTGCTTTTGCCTCAAGATGAAAATGATAGTAAAAATATAATAATTGAAATTAGAGCTGGAACAGGGGGAGAAGAAGCTGCTCTTTTTGCAAACAATCTTTACAGTATGTATATAAAATATTCGGAAAGAAAAAAATGGAAAACAGAAATCATAAACTTCAATGAAACAGAGCTTGGGGGATTTAAAGAAATAGTCTTTGAAATTAAAGGAAAAGATGTATTTAAAAAATTAAAATACGAAAGTGGCGTTCATAGAGTGCAAAGAATCCCCATAACAGAGTCTAACGGAAGGCTTCAAACCTCAGCTGCTACTGTGGCAGTATTACCTAATATTGAAGAAACTGAAATTGATATCAATGAAAAAGATTTAAGAATTGATGTTTACAGATCATCTGGAGCTGGTGGACAACACGTCAATACAACCGATTCTGCAGTAAGAATAACACACCTACCAACAGGAATTGTTGTACAATGCCAAAACGAAAGAAGTCAACATAAAAACAAAGATCAAGCAATGAAAATACTAAGAGCAAGACTTTATGAATTTGAAGATTCTAAAAAACAAGAGCAAAGATCAAGCAATAGAAAGCAACAAGTCGGCTCAGGAGATAGATCTGAAAGAATTAGAACATATAATTTCCCTCAAAATAGAATAACAGATCATAGAGCAAACATCACTCTTTATAAATTAGAAGAATTTATGCAAGGAGAGCTTGATCAACTTCTTGATCCCCTAACAATAGAGCTTCAAGAACAAAAATTAAAAAGCAACAACATATAG
- the infC gene encoding translation initiation factor IF-3 encodes MINRNANRDRDRSRSNDKELKINYRIKAREVRVIFENGTQEVLSIEDAIKKAKEAGLDLVEVSPNVSPPVCKIIDYGKYKFHQEKRQKEQKKNQKVIKLKEVRMQPKIDTHDLDFKSKNILSFLKDGNKVKVTIRFRGRELAHTYLGYDILNSILEKVGEVNYVLESAAKMEGKTMFLIVAPKFKK; translated from the coding sequence ATGATAAATAGAAATGCCAATAGAGATAGGGATAGGTCTAGATCAAATGACAAGGAATTGAAAATTAATTATAGAATTAAGGCCCGTGAGGTAAGAGTTATTTTTGAAAATGGAACACAAGAGGTTTTGTCAATTGAAGATGCTATTAAAAAAGCAAAAGAAGCTGGACTTGATTTAGTTGAGGTTTCTCCCAATGTATCTCCCCCGGTTTGTAAGATTATTGATTATGGAAAATATAAATTCCATCAAGAAAAGCGCCAAAAAGAGCAAAAAAAGAATCAAAAAGTAATTAAACTTAAAGAAGTTAGAATGCAGCCCAAGATAGATACCCATGACCTTGATTTTAAATCAAAAAACATTTTAAGTTTTCTCAAAGATGGCAATAAGGTTAAAGTTACAATAAGATTTAGAGGTCGTGAGCTTGCTCATACATATTTAGGATATGATATTTTGAACAGTATTCTTGAAAAAGTAGGGGAGGTGAATTATGTTTTGGAGTCTGCGGCTAAAATGGAAGGCAAGACAATGTTTTTGATTGTAGCGCCTAAGTTTAAAAAATAA
- the spoT gene encoding guanosine-3',5'-bis(diphosphate) 3'-pyrophosphohydrolase: MIQAYEIAHLIKINDLEKAKNIFKKTVENTYKDEFERKSIFKALEIAEQLHYGQYRESGEPYIIHPIMVSLFLAKFQLDFKATIAGLLHDVLEDTNIEKEEIVKEFDEEILSLIDGVTKIHDLHNKTRSIKEANTISKMFFAMTHDIRIIIIKLADKLHNMTTLSYLPKNRQDRIAKDCLSTYVPIAERLGISSLKTYLEDLSFKHLYPKDYKEIKNFLSETKIEREKKLYKGKLSIEKELQKSGIEAEITVRSKHFYSIFRKMQTRTNKLTQIFDTLGIRIICKKQKECYEILEIVHRVWKPIPGRLKDYIASPKENKYQSLHTTVRIPEDNQLIEIQIRTEEMDRIANYGVAAHWIYKEQIALKADDLSFINRIKKWQQESANKSQYSMNDIHKELLNTFIYVYTPEGEVVELPFGSNSIDFAYIIHTDIGDQALYAKINGKISSITKPLKNEQIVEIFTSKDSKPDVIWLNSVRTKKARSKIRSWLNKNDNTIFVDNNIIAYLVGANKEQRKLFSLFKAYTKTKIKRIAIDSECNPTTGEDIVGIIHKDEIIVHNENCQKLKYYKKNQLIEVEWEATPTRKVHHIILLLKELKGIFSYLENIFTINDVRLISEKIEDCGNGHGITNIIVSSNAKNIAKIISALKENPNILQIMQVEEDIKNYDN; the protein is encoded by the coding sequence ATGATACAAGCATATGAAATTGCGCACTTAATAAAAATAAATGATCTTGAAAAAGCTAAAAATATTTTCAAAAAAACTGTTGAGAATACTTATAAAGATGAATTTGAACGGAAAAGCATATTCAAAGCTTTAGAAATAGCAGAACAGCTTCACTATGGCCAATACAGAGAAAGTGGAGAGCCTTACATTATTCATCCAATAATGGTTTCATTATTTCTTGCTAAATTTCAACTAGATTTTAAAGCAACTATTGCTGGACTACTCCATGACGTACTTGAAGATACAAATATTGAAAAAGAAGAAATAGTAAAAGAATTCGACGAAGAAATTTTAAGCCTGATAGACGGTGTAACTAAAATTCATGATTTACACAATAAAACAAGAAGCATAAAAGAAGCTAATACTATTTCAAAAATGTTTTTTGCAATGACACATGACATTAGAATAATAATAATAAAACTTGCAGATAAACTTCATAATATGACAACTCTCTCTTATTTGCCTAAAAACAGACAAGATAGAATTGCAAAAGATTGCCTTTCAACTTATGTTCCAATAGCAGAACGCCTTGGAATATCATCTCTTAAAACATACCTTGAAGATCTTTCATTTAAACATCTTTATCCTAAAGATTATAAAGAGATAAAAAATTTTTTATCTGAAACAAAAATAGAAAGAGAAAAAAAACTATACAAAGGCAAATTATCAATAGAAAAAGAACTTCAAAAAAGCGGAATTGAAGCAGAAATCACAGTAAGGTCAAAACACTTTTATTCAATATTTAGAAAAATGCAAACAAGAACAAATAAACTTACTCAAATTTTTGATACTTTGGGAATAAGAATAATTTGTAAAAAACAAAAAGAATGTTATGAAATATTAGAAATTGTTCACAGAGTGTGGAAACCAATCCCAGGAAGACTCAAAGATTATATTGCAAGTCCAAAAGAAAATAAATATCAATCACTACACACTACCGTAAGAATACCTGAAGATAATCAGCTTATTGAAATACAAATTCGAACAGAAGAAATGGACAGAATTGCTAATTATGGGGTTGCAGCTCACTGGATATACAAAGAACAAATTGCACTTAAGGCTGATGATCTTTCATTTATAAACCGAATAAAAAAATGGCAACAAGAATCGGCCAACAAAAGTCAATATTCAATGAATGATATACATAAAGAGCTTTTAAATACATTCATATATGTTTACACTCCAGAAGGAGAAGTTGTAGAGCTTCCTTTTGGATCAAATTCAATTGATTTTGCATACATAATACACACAGATATTGGAGACCAAGCTCTTTATGCAAAAATAAATGGAAAAATAAGCTCAATCACAAAACCACTTAAAAACGAACAAATTGTTGAAATATTTACATCAAAAGATTCAAAACCAGATGTAATATGGCTAAACAGCGTAAGAACAAAAAAAGCTCGATCAAAAATTAGATCGTGGCTTAATAAAAATGACAATACAATTTTTGTAGACAACAATATTATTGCGTATCTTGTTGGAGCAAACAAAGAACAAAGAAAGCTTTTTAGCTTATTCAAAGCTTATACTAAAACCAAAATAAAAAGAATTGCAATAGACTCTGAATGCAATCCTACAACAGGTGAAGACATTGTTGGAATAATACATAAAGATGAGATAATAGTGCATAATGAAAATTGTCAAAAGCTCAAGTACTATAAAAAAAATCAATTAATTGAAGTTGAGTGGGAAGCAACACCAACTAGAAAGGTGCATCACATTATTTTACTTTTAAAAGAATTGAAAGGAATATTTAGCTATCTTGAAAACATTTTCACAATCAATGACGTAAGACTTATTAGCGAAAAAATAGAAGACTGCGGGAATGGTCATGGAATAACAAACATAATAGTCTCATCAAATGCTAAAAATATAGCAAAAATTATTTCTGCTTTAAAAGAAAACCCAAATATCTTACAAATAATGCAAGTAGAAGAAGATATTAAAAATTATGACAATTAA
- the rpmI gene encoding 50S ribosomal protein L35: protein MASKMKTRKSAKKRYSFTVNGKVKYKKQNLRHILTKKSSKRKRNLRKSGNLSCFEVKRIKTLLPYG, encoded by the coding sequence ATGGCAAGTAAGATGAAAACACGCAAAAGTGCAAAAAAAAGATATTCTTTTACTGTAAATGGCAAAGTTAAGTATAAAAAACAAAATTTAAGACATATTTTGACAAAAAAATCTTCTAAGCGTAAAAGAAATTTAAGGAAATCGGGAAATCTTTCTTGTTTTGAAGTTAAAAGAATTAAAACTTTATTACCTTATGGTTAA